Genomic DNA from Peribacillus simplex NBRC 15720 = DSM 1321:
CTGTTCATTGAAGCTTTGGGCTACATTGACAGCATCCTGACCTGTCATCGCATCGACAACCAGAAAGATTTCATCAGGTTTTGTCAACTCTTTGATATCCTTCAGTTCGCCCATCAAGTTTTCATCAACATGAAGGCGGCCTGCGGTATCAATCAACACATAATCATGATGTTCTTCCTTAGCTTTTTCAATTGCCTGTTTGGCAATTTCAACAGGACTGACCTGGTCCCCAAGGGAGAAAACAGGCATGCTTAATTGTTTGCCAAGTGTTTCAAGCTGCTTAATCGCCGCCGGACGGTAAATATCAGCCGCAACGAGCAATGGCTTGCGGTTGTATTTTTTTCTAAGAAGATTGGCAAGCTTTCCGGTGGTCGTCGTTTTACCAGCACCCTGAAGCCCTACCATCATAATGACAGTCGGTGGTTTCGAGGCAACGGCAATCTTGCTCTGTTCGCCGCCCATCAGCTCCGTCAATTCTTCCTTAACTACTTTAATTACCTGTTGACCGGGGGTTAAGCTTTTCAGCACTTCCTGACCTACCGAACGTTCACTGACACGTTTTACAAAATCCTTCACGACTTTAAAGTTAACATCCGCTTCAAGCAGGGCCAATCGAACTTCACGCATCATTTCTTTTACGTCCGCTTCGTTGACCTTCCCTTTTCCACGGATCTTTTGCATCGTGCTCTGCAGTCGGTCGGCCAATCCTTCAAATGCCATATTGCCGCCTCCTAATCCAACTTCTCAAGCGTTGTGATTGCGTCTAGCAGCTTCTCTTTTGAAAAGGAATCCTTTTCTATGAGTCCCTTCATATTCGCAATCCACTGGTTACGCTCTTGAAATTTTTGAAATAACAATAGCTTTGCTTCGTATTCCTCAAGCATCGCTTCTGTTCTTTTTATATTATCATAGACTGCCTGCCTACTGACTTCGTATTCATCGGCAATCTCGCCAAGAGAGTAATCATCCAGATAGTAGAGGGACATGTAGCTCTGCTGCTTCTCTGTTAACAACGATTGGTAAAAGTCATACAAATAATTAATCCGCGTTGTCTTTTCAAGCATCTTAGCAAGCCTCCCTGCTGTTAAGTGAAAACCCTTTACAAGTTTATATTGTAAAGCCTTGTTTATTTGATGTCAAGTTAAACCCCTTACCACTTGTTTGCTAAGCATTATTTTTTTCTTTTTTTCGCTTTTTTTAGACCTTTTTGTAATTGTTCCTCCAAATAGCCACTGTGAATCCTGTATTAAGCATGGGGCTCATTAAAGCAAGGACAAAAAAACCGGAAGAGAATAATCTCTTCCGGCTTACAATTTTTCTTAAACCTCTTCTTTATCGATGATATCAGCAAAAAGGCCATAAACATATTTCTCAGCATCGAATTCCTGTAGATCGTCCATTTTTTCACCTAGCCCGACAAATTTAACGGGAATGGCCAATTCATTGCGAATTGCCAAAACAATTCCACCTTTTGCGGTGCCATCAAGCTTTGTTAAAACAATACCGGAAACATT
This window encodes:
- a CDS encoding putative DNA-binding protein, with translation MLEKTTRINYLYDFYQSLLTEKQQSYMSLYYLDDYSLGEIADEYEVSRQAVYDNIKRTEAMLEEYEAKLLLFQKFQERNQWIANMKGLIEKDSFSKEKLLDAITTLEKLD
- the ffh gene encoding signal recognition particle protein is translated as MAFEGLADRLQSTMQKIRGKGKVNEADVKEMMREVRLALLEADVNFKVVKDFVKRVSERSVGQEVLKSLTPGQQVIKVVKEELTELMGGEQSKIAVASKPPTVIMMVGLQGAGKTTTTGKLANLLRKKYNRKPLLVAADIYRPAAIKQLETLGKQLSMPVFSLGDQVSPVEIAKQAIEKAKEEHHDYVLIDTAGRLHVDENLMGELKDIKELTKPDEIFLVVDAMTGQDAVNVAQSFNEQLGLTGVVLTKLDGDTRGGAALSIRSVTNTPIKFVGMGEKLDALEAFHPERMASRILGMGDVLTLIEKAQANVDEEKAKELEKKMRTATFTFDDFLEQLGQVRNMGPLDDILKMIPGANKMKGMDNLQIDEKQIGHVEAIIRSMTTHEKEHPETMNASRKKRIAKGSGRSIQEVNRLLKQFEEMKKMMKQVTNMQKGKKKGFKFPFM